In Ruania alkalisoli, the DNA window GAGAGCGGTGGACCCGAACTGCTGGCCGACGTCGAGCGGCTACGCGAACTGACCATCTCCGCCTACGACGACGCCGGAAGCGACGCTTTCGCCCGCGCCGAGGAGCTGGTGGAGTCCTTCACCCTCGACCGGGCCGAGAAGGTGGCCCGCGCGTTCACCTGCTACTTCCACCTCGTCAATCTCGCCGAGGAGTTCCACCGTGTGCGCGCACTGCGCTCCCGCGAGAGCGGGAAGGCGGCCACCGGCCGTGCTCCGGAGGACTCGCTGAAGGGAGCCTGGGCCTTCCTGACCGAGGAGGTCGGCGAGGACGAGGCCCGACGACGTCTGGACGGACTCGAGTTCCGTCCCGTCCTGACGGCGCACCCCACCGAGGCCCGGCGCCGCGCCGTGGCAGCGAGCATCCGCAGCATCTCCGAGCTGCTCGCCGAGCGGGACGACCCGCGGCTGGGGGACGCCGGGCTGGAGGCCAACCGCCGTCAGCTGCTCTCCCAGATCGACCGCCTGTGGCGCACCTCGCCGCTGCGCAGCACCAAGCCCACCCCGCTGGACGAGGTGCGCACCGCGATGGGCATCTTCGACCAGACCCTGTTCAGCGCACTACCGCAGATGTACCGCAAGGTGGACGCGCTCCTGCAGGACCCGGACTCTCCGGCACCGCTTCAGGCGCCCGCGTTTGTGCGCCTCGGCAGCTGGATCGGCGCCGACCGGGACGGCAACCCGAACGTCACGTCCTCCATCACTCGCTCGGCGGCGGCCATCGCCTCCGAGCACGTGTTGACCGCGCTGGAGGAGGCCGCCGACCGGGTCGGCCGTGCGCTCACCCTCGGTGCGGACACCACTCCGGCATCGGAGGAGCTGGAGGGGTTGTGGAACCGTCAGCGTCAGCTCTCCACCGAGCTGACCGACGAGGTGGCCGGCAAGTCACCGAACGAGCCGTACCGGCGCGTGATGCTGGTGATCGCCGAGCGGATCGCCGCCACCCGCCGCCGGGATGCCGACCTCGGCTACGACCAACCTGAAGAGCTCCTGGCCGATCTCTCCGTCGTCCAGTCCTCTCTCGTGGCCGCGGGTGATGCCCGTCAGGCGTATGGCGACGTGCAGGACCTGATCTGGCAGGTGCAGACCTTCGGATTCCACCTCGCTGAGCTCGAGGTACGCCAGCACTCGAAGGTGCACAATCAGACCCTGGAGGACATCGACTCCGGCGGCGAGCTGAGCCCGATGAGCCAGGAGGTGCTGGAGACCCTGCGCACCATCTCCTCGATCCAGCGGCGCCACGGTGAGTTGGCCGCGCATCGCTACATCATCTCCTTCACCACGTGCGCCGCGGACATCGCAGCCGTCTACCGGCTCGCGGAGGAGGCGCTCGGCTCCGCCGAGGACGCCCCCACGCTGGACGTCATCCCGCTGTTCGAGACCTTCGCCGACCTGCAGGCCAGCACCGACGTGCTGGAGGAGATGCTGACCCTTCCCCAGGTGCAGGCGCGACTCGAGGCGACCGGACGCCGTCTGGAAGTGATGCTCGGCTACTCCGACTCCTCCAAGGACGTCGGGCCCGTCTCGGCTACCCTCGCTCTCTACGACGCGCAGGAGCGCATCGCGAAGTGGGCTGCCAAGCATGACATCAAGCTGACGCTCTTCCATGGCCGCGGCGGTGCGCTCGGACGAGGAGGCGGCCCCGCCAACCGCGCCGTGCTCGCTCAGCCGCCGGGCTCGGTGGACGGCCGGTTCAAGCTCACCGAGCAAGGTGAGGTCATCTTCGCGCGGTACGGCGACCCGGTGATCGCCCAGCGTCACATCGAGCAGGTGGCCGCCGCCACCCTGCTGCAGTCCACCCCGGCTATCGAGGAGCGCAACTCCACCGCCGCGCGGGACTTCGCCGATATCGCCGCCACGATGGACAAGGTGTCGCGAGACCGGTTCTACGAGCTCGTCCACACCGAAGGGTTCCCGGCCTGGTTCGGTGAGGTCACCCCGCAGGAGGAGGTCGGCTGGCTGCCGCTGGGCTCGCGCCCTGCCCGCCGTGGGCTGAGCATGGAGTCCCTGGAGGATCTTCGGGCGATCCCGTGGGTGTTCGCCTGGACCCAGGCGCGCATCAACCTCACCGGCTGGTTCGGTCTCGGCACCGCTCTCGCCGGTGTCGGTGAGGTGGAGCGGCTGCGGGACGCGTACAAGCGCTGGCCGCTGTTCGCCACGATGATCGACAACGTCGAGATGTCGCTGGCCAAGACCGACGAGCGGATCGCCCGCCGGTACCTGGCACTGGGGGACCGGGAGGACCTCGCGCAGCTGGTGCTGGACGAGCTCGCCCTCACCAAGCAGTGGATCGTGGACATCACGGAGCAGGAGCGGCTACTGGCCGGGCACCGCGTGCTCGGCCGCGCGGTGATGCTGCGCAGCCCCTATGTCGACGCCCTCTCGCTACTGCAGCTGCGGGCACTGCGGACGCTGCGTGCCGAGGACTCCGCCGACAGCGAGCACGACGAGGCGATCCGCCGGCTCATGCTGCTCAGCATGAATGGCGTGGCGGCAGGGCTGCAGAACACCGGCTGATCTGCGCGGAGGCAGGCGCGGATAGGAAATCGCTCGTCGATCTGGTGGCGTGATCGCCAGATCGACGAGCGATTTGCTGTTGTATGCCAGTTCCACGGCATCCGCGCCGGGGCCTGTGCCATGTGGATCCGACTGGGCGCCCGGTTCACGGCAGGGAGGGGCTGGCCGCTGCCGTAGGCTCGATCGCATGACTGAGAGCACTCCTGCATCCGCCGCCCGCGCGGACGGCCGCCGCCCCGACGAACTCCGCCCTGTGACCTTCCACCGCGGCTGGTCCGACCAGGCCGAGGGGAGTGTGCTGGTCGAGTTCGGCGGCACCCGGGTGCTGTGCACCGCCTCGTTCACCGAGGGCGTCCCACGCTGGCGCAAGGGGTCAGGCCTGGGCTGGGTGACCGCCGAGTACGCGATGCTTCCCCGCTCCACGAACTCTCGCTCGGACCGTGAGTCCGTCAAGGGGAAGATCGGGGGACGCACCCATGAGATCTCCCGCCTGATCGGCCGCTCGCTGCGCGCGATCATCGACGTCTCCGCCCTCGGTGAGAACACGGTCGTCCTCGACTGCGACGTGCTGCAGGCCGACGGCGGCACCCGCACCGCCGCGATCACCGGCGCCTATGTGGCCCTCGCCGACGCCATCGCCTGGGGCCGGGAGAACGGGGCGGTCAAGGCCGGTGCCACCGTGCTGACCGACTCCGTGGCCGCCGTCAGCGTGGGCATCATCGACGGAACGCCGATGCTCGATCTTCCCTACGTCGAGGACGTGCGTGCGGAGACGGATATGAACGTCGTGGTGACTGGCGCCGGCTCGTTCGTGGAGGTGCAGGGCACGGCCGAGGGGGCACCGTTCCATCGCGCCGAGCTCGACTCCCTCCTCGACCTCGCGGTCGCCGGCACTGCGCGCTTGACGCAGCTGCAGAAGCAGGCGCTGGCAGCACCGCTCAGCCGCCGCGGCGCGCCGGGGCCGCTCGCATGACGGCGCACGAGCAGCAGGGCGCAGAGGTGAACGCTCGGCTGGTGCTCGCCACACACAACCAGCACAAGGTGGCTGAACTCAGGGCCATCCTCAACGCCGCCGGGGTACCGGCCGAGGGTGTGGTCGGTGCCGGTGAGGTGGGGGCGAGTGAGCCGGTTGAAGACGGCGTCACCTTCGCCGAGAACGCTTTGATCAAGGCGCGTGCACTCGTCGCGCACACGGGCGTCGCTGCTGTGGCCGATGATTCCGGCCTCGCTGTGGACGTGCTCGGTGGGGCGCCGGGGATCTTCTCCGCCAGGTGGGCGGGCAGGCACGGTGACGACGCAGCGAACCTCGATCTGCTGCTCGCCCAGCTCGCCGACGTCCCCGCCGAGCATCGGGCGGCCGGGTTCGTCTGCGCGGCGGCCTTGGTGGCACCGGACGGCACCGAACACGTGGAGGTCGGCGAGCTGCGGGGGACACTGCTCACACAGCGCCGGGGGACCGGCGGATTCGGCTACGACCCGATCCTGCAGCCCGACGGCGAGGACCGCTCGTGCGCCGAGCTCACGGCCGAGGAGAAGAACGCCATCTCCCATCGAGGGAAGGCCTTCCGTGCGCTAGCACCGCACATCGCCGCTGTGCTCATCTGAGTTCGGGATTGTGCTCATCTGATATCGTCGTCTCGACGACCACGCAAGGAGCCGAGATGACCTCCCTCAACGACGAGAACCTGCGCGACCTCGATCCGGCGGTCGCCGTGCCGGACTACGACCGCTCCGAGCTCCGGGTGGGCATCGTCCACATCGGCGTGGGCGGCTTCCACCGGGCCCACCAGGCGATGTACCTGGACCGGCTGATGGGCGAAGGAAAGGCGCACGACTGGGCGATCTGCGGGCTCGGCCTGCTCCCGGGGGACGCTCGGATGCGCGCCGCGCTCCTCGGTCAGGACGGCCTCTACGCGCTGGTCGTCAAGCACGCCGACGGTCACAACGAGGCGCGAGTGATCGGCTCGATCGTCGACTACGTCTTCGCCCCCGACGACCCGGAGGCCGCCCTCATGCGCCTGGCCGACCCGGCGGTCAGGATTGTCTCGCTCACCGTGACCGAGGGTGGCTACAACGTTCATCCGGTCACGGGGGAGTTTGATCTGACCGACCCGGCGGTCCGGGCCGACCTCGCACCTGAGGCGACGCCGTCGACCTCCTTCGGTTACGTCGTCGAGGCGCTACGGCGCCGCCGCGAGAACGGAACGGCGCCCTTCACGGTGATGAGCTGCGACAACATCCAGGGCAACGGCGAGGTTGCTCACCGGATGTTCTCCGCCTTCGCCCGCGCCAAGGACGCCGATCTCGCTGACTGGATCGAGTCCCGCGTTCCCTTCCCGAACTCCATGGTCGACCGCATCACCCCGGTCACCACCGATGCCGACCGCACCCTCGTCGCCGACGAGCTCGGGATCGACGACGCCTGGCCGGTGGTCACCGAGCCGTTCAGTCAATGGGTGCTCGAAGACCGTTTCGCCGCGGGCCGGCCCCCGTACGAGGAGGCCGGTGTGCAGGTGGTCGAGGACGTCGAACCCTACGAGATGATGAAACTCCGGCTGCTCAATGCCAGCCACCAGGCGCTCGCCTATGTCGGCTATCTCTCGGGCTACCGGCTCGTGCACGACGTGTGCCAGGACGAACTCTTCGCCCGCTTCCTGCGTACCTACATGGACACCGAGGCCACGCCCACACTGCGTCCTGTGCCCGGCGTGGATCTGGACGACTACAAGTCGACGTTGATCGAGCGGTTCTCCAACCCGGGTGTGCGCGATACCGTCGCCCGGCTATGCGCGGAGTCCTCCGATCGGATCCCGACCTGGCTGGTCCCGGTCATCCGGGACAACCTCGCCAGCGGTGGCGAGATCCAGTTGTCTGCGGCGGTCGTGGCCAGTTGGGCCCGCTACGCCGAAGGTGTCGATGAGCAGGGCGAACCGATCGAGATCGTGGATCGCCTTGCCGACCGCGTCCACGCGGCGGCGCTGCGCCGGACCGAGGATGACGTGGCATTCCTGCGCGATCGGGATCTGTTCGGCGATCTGGTAGATCACGAGCGCTTTGTCGACGCCTACCGCTGGGCCCTGGACTCGTTCCATGCCCGCGGGGCGCGCGCGACTGTCGCCGCCCTCATCGAAGGCTGAGCGCGCCGGAGCGTCAGTCCTGCTGTTCCATCAGCGCCCGGGCGCACTCGGCGTCGAGGACGAAAGTGGAGGCGATGTTTCCCAGCGCGGCGGCCCGCACGGCCGGAGCGACCCCCGCGCCGAAGCCGCACGCCACCACCTCGGGGGTGCGGCGCAGCTGATCGAGGCGAACCGCCACGACGCGCTCGTCAAGCGCGGTGTGGACGTCGTGCCCAGCGGCGTCGAAGAGCCGCCCTGAGCATTCCCCGACGGCGCCGATCGCCTCCGCCTCTTCCCGGTCGGCCTGGGTGATGTTCGGGTAGACGGTCGAGGCCTGACGCGACCAGCCACCGATCGCCACCACCGCGAGATTGAGGGCGTCAGCGCGCGTGAGGGCCTCGGCGATCTGGGGTTGCTCACGCAATCCGGCGGCCGTGGCCGCGTCGCGGACCACGAGTGGTGCCCAGATGGGCCACGTGCGTACCCCTCGCAGGCTCTTGAGTCGCTGGATCATCTCGACCGAGTCGCCACTGTCGGCCACTGGCATCGCGCCGACCAGCTGGACGATCTCGCAGGGCTCGAGGTGATCCAGGTGCATGGTGGCTCGTTCGATCGTGCGTGACCAGGACATGCCGACCGTCATCCCGTCTCGCACGCGGTCGCGGATCGTGTCGGCCACGGTCCGCGCGAGTAGGTCGCGTCGCTGTGAGGGGTCCGAATGCGACGGGCTGATGATGACCCGCACGCCCAGGTCGGCGGAGACGCGAGCACCGAGGTCGGAATCGGATTCCTCCGGGAGGGCGATCGAGATCCGGACGATCCCGCGTTCGCGGGCCGTGCTGAGCAGACGCGCAACCTGGAACCGGGAGAGGTCGCGCTCCTTGGCGATCTCTACCTTGGACTTGCCCTCGAGGTGGAAGTCGATGCATACATCGCGCATGAGCGCGAGCTCGTCCTCGTCCATAGTCTCGGCTCCGCTCTCACAAATGATGATGAAGGTGTTGCTCATTTGAGTGTATCGGACTACTGTAACCACCAACAGATGAGCACACGGTGATGCTCAAACGAGCGGCGATGGTGTAAGTCCGCCGCTGCCACACCGACGTGAGGACGACGATGTTCCCCATCCACCTTTCGGGATCCGCGCTGGCCGGATCAGCAGATCCACCCCACCGCCCACGGGACTGGACGCGACGGCGGGCGGCGGCCCTGGCCGGCGTCGCCTCGATCGCCCTCGCCGGTTGCGCCGGAGCCGGCGCTGTCGGCGGGGGAGACGGGCAGGAGCAGATCGTCGTGGCGATCGTCTCCAACCCGCAGATGCAGGATGCGATCTCGCTGCAGGACGAGTTCCGTGCCGAGCACCCGGACATCGATGTGCGCTTCGTGAGCCTGCCCGAGAACGAGGCGCGAGCGAAGATCACCGCCTCGGTGGCTACCGGCGGCGGCGAGTTCGACGTGGTGATGATCTCCAACTACGAAACTCCGATGTGGGCAGCGAACGGGTGGATCGAGAACCTCCAGCCCTACGCCGAGGCGACCGAGGGGTACGCACCCGAGGACTTTGTGCCGAGCGTCGCCGAGGCGCTCTCCTATGAAGGGGACCTGTATTCGGTTCCCTTCTACGGTGAGTCCTCCTTCCTCGCCTATCGCGAGGATGTGTTCACCGAGCAGGGCCTGGCGATGCCGGAACGCCCGACCTGGGCCGAGGTCCGCGACCTCGCTGCCCGGCTGCACGACCCGGAGGCCGGCTTCTCCGGGATCTGCCTGCGCGGACTCGCCGGCTGGGGTGAGGTGATGGCCCCCTTGACCACGGTGATGAACACCTACGGCGGCAGCTGGTTCGACGCCGACTGGAACGCTCAGCTGGACACGCCCGAGGTACATGCCGCCGTCAGCGATTATGTGAACTTGGTCCGTGACTACGGTCAGCCGGGCGCCGCCACCTCCGGGTTCGGTGACTGCCTCACCCGCTTCGCTCAGGGCAATGCCGCCATGTGGTACGACGCCACCTCGATGGTCTCCTCCATCGAGGACCCGGCCTCCTCCACGGTGGCCGGTGACGTCGGCTACGTGCCCGCCCCGGTCAGCGAGACCGAGTCAGCGGGCTGGCTCTACTCGTGGTCCCTGGCGATTCCCACCACCAGTGAGCACACCGACGCCGCCTGGGACTTCGTCTCGTGGATGACCAGCCCGGATTACATCCAGCTGGTGGGCGACGAGCTCGGCTGGGAGCGGGTACCGCCGGGCAGCCGCCTGTCCACCTACGAGATTCCCGAGTATGCCGAAATCGCCCAGGCGTACTCCGAGCCGACCCTGACCTCGATGGGGCTGGCGAGCCCGGAGAACAGCTTCACCGAGCCGGTGCCGTACCCGGGCATCCAGTTCGTCGGGATCCCCGAGTTCCAGGACCTGGGCACCCGCGTGGGCCAGCAGATCTCCGCGGCGATCGCCGGCCAGATCACCGTGGACCAAGCGCTCGAGCAGTCCCAGCGGTACGCCGAGACGGTGGCCGACTCGTATCAGGAGGAGAACTGAGATGAGCACCCTCGTTGAGAAGCATCACCGTCGTGAGGCTGAGCGCCGGGCCGATGTGAAGACACCTGCGCAGATCGAGCGTGCGGAGGCATGGCGCCGTCGGGCACCGCTGCTGCCGGCGCTGATCTTCACCATCATCGTCACCCAGGTGCCGTTCCTGGTGACCATCTGGTACTCGCTGCGCTCGGAGAACTTGCTCCGCCCCGACGGCGACCGGTTCGTGGGGTTGAGCAACTACGCGGACCTGTTTGCCGACTCCACCTTCCGTGGCGCTGCTGTGAACAGCGTGATCTTCACCCTCGGCTGCGTGGCGGTGGCGATGCTGCTGGGGATCGGGCTTGCGCTGCTCCTGGATCGCAAGTTCGTGGGCCAGGGGCTGGCACGCACGCTGCTGATCACCCCGTTCCTGATCATGCCGGTGGCCGGGGCGATGATCTGGAGCGTCTCGATGCTCAACCCCACCTACGGGATGGTGAACTGGCTGATCGGCCTGGTTGGGATCAACCCCGTCGACTGGACCTCCACCTACCCGGTGCTGAGCATCCTGTTCGCGTTGGTGTGGCAGTGGACCCCGTTCATGATGCTGCTCGTGCTGGCCGGTTTGCAGGCTCAACCCAAGGACGTGCTGGAGGCAGCCCAGATGGACGGTGCCGGCTGGGGCAAGACCTTCGTGTCCATCACCCTTCCGCAGCTGCGCCGCTACATCGAGCTCGGCGTGCTGCTGGGAGCTATCTACGTGGTGAACACCTTCGACCAGATCTACCTGATGACGGCCGGCGGGCCGGGTACGGCGAGCGCGAACCTGCCGTTCTACATCTACCAGCGGGCGTTCCTCGGCTTCGACATCGGCCAGGCCGCCGCCATGGGTGTGGTGGTGGTGATCGCCACGATCATCGTGGCCACCTTCGCCCTGCGCCTGATCTTCCGCAGTTTCGAGCAGAAGGACTGATCATGACGACGACGTCCCCTGAGATCCGTAGTTCCGGTGCCCCTGGCGGGGTCCGACCTACTCGCCGTGACCGTGGTGAGGGCGTGCGCGGCGGTTTGCTGACCGCGCTCACCTGGGTGATCGCGATCGCGTTCTTCTTCCCGGTCGCATGGATGGCCATGACGGCGTTCAAACAGGAAGCCGAGGCGGCCTCGAACCCGCCGACCTGGTTCTTCACGCCCACGTTGGATCAGTTCCGGGCCGTGATCGAGGGCGGGGCGGGGGTGTACTTCGCGAACTCCCTGATCGCCACGGGCGTGTCCACGTTGCTCGTGATCGCGCTGGCAGTGCCGGCCTCATATGCGCTGGCGATCCGACCGGTGAAGAAGACGCAGGACGTGCTGTTCTTCTTCATGTCCACCAAGATGCTGCCGGTGGTGGCCGTGATCGTGCCGATCTACGTGATCGCGGGGCGGCTGCACGTCCTGGACACCATCTGGACCCTGGTGGTGCTGTACACGGCCATGAACCTGCCGATCGCGGTGTGGATGATGCGCTCCTTCTTCCAGGAGATCCCGGGTGAGGTGCTGGAGGCGGCGTCCATGGACGGTGCTGGGCTCATGCGCACGCTACGCGCGGTGCTCATCCCGATGGTGGCGCCCGGCCTGGCTGCGACGGCCCTGATCTGCGTGATCTTCGCCTGGAACGAGTTCTTCTTCGCACTGAATCTGACGGCGGCCCGGGCGGCGACGGTGCCGATCTTCATCACCTCCACGATGACCAGTGAGGGCCTCTTCCTGGCTCGCCTCTCCGCCGCGAGCCTGCTGGCGTCCTTGCCGGTGCTGATCGCCGGGTGGGTGGCGCAGAAGCAGCTCGTGCGTGGCCTCTCGATGGGTGCGATCAAGTAGTCCGCCCGCGAGGGTGGCTTGAGTGTCGGAAATCCACCGGCTGATTCGTGACACTCAAGCCACCCTCGTGCCTGTGTTACCAGCTGCGCGGTGGTTCTAGGGTTGCTCCATGGTTCCCGAGATGGCTGAGGTGCTGGCGGCCGGTGAGTTGACGCTCCGCCTCCTCGAGCCGGCCGACCACGCGGAGCTCCATGCGATCTTCTCAGATCCGCGGACCCACACGATCGGTAGTGGTCCCGTCCGTGATGCCGAGGAGACGAGGCAGTGGCTGGACCGCCGCAGGGTGCGACGTACCGAGCACGGCGTCGCGTGGTATGCCGTCCGGCGGCCGGATGGATCGATGATCGGTACCGCAGGACTGTTGATAGGGCGTACTGAGCCGCATCCAGAAATTGGATTCGAGATTCGCCATCAGGACCAGCGGCGTGGCTTTGGGACGGCTGCTGCCATGGCGGTGGTCGCAGAGGCGTATCGAGCGGGATTCGAGCAGGTGTGGGCGACCGTGCGCCCATGGAACGTCGGCTCGCTGCGGGCGTTGGATCGTGTCGGGTTCCGTCCGCAACGCGTTGAGCGTGACGAGCACGGTGAGCTCATCTGCCTGCTGCACCGCGCGACGGTGGCCTGAGTGTCGTTCGGGGCGCGAGAATCGGCACTCAAGCCACCCTCGTGTAGCTGCGCACCTGGCGCCAGAGCACGACGGCGGCCCGCCACCCCAGCAGCAGGGCCCCCAGGGTCACGAGAGCAACCAGGGGGAAGGCGCCGGAGAGACCACCTCCGGTGAGTCCGCGCAGCGCGAGTCCGCCGGCTGCTGTGATGAGCCAGACCAGCACGCCCGTCGGCCACACCAGATGCGGGTGGCGCCATGCCCGGGACACGAGCCAGCCCGCGACGAGAGCGGCCAAGAACGGCCATGCTGTTCCGAGCGTTCCCAGCAGTACCCCGGCGTCGTGGTGGGTGCCGCGCCCGGCAACCACGAAAATCAGCACCGCCAGTACGTCACTGGCGATAGCCCGCCAGTGACGAGCGGTCGATCGTGACGGAGCGGGCGCCAGCGGGTGGGTGTTGTCGCTCAGACCAGCCGCCCAACAGTCGCGAGTGCCGTGCGCACCAGGGCCCCGTGCCCGTCCACCATGTCTGCCTGCACCATCGGGGAGACAGCCTCCTCCGGCGTGAACCAGCCGATGTCGAGAGCATCCTGCTGGGGGCTGCAGTCGCCGTCCACAGGGACGATGTAGGCCAGCGCGACGGCGTGCTGGCGCGGATCGTGGTACGCGGTGATTCCTGGGGTGGGAAAGTACTCGGCAACGGTGAACGGCGTGAGTGTGACCGGCAGCCGGGGGAGTGCCATCGGGCCGAGGTCCTTGTCGAGGTGACGGGCAAGTGCGTCGCGGATCAACTCGTGGTGCATCACCCGGCCGGAGACGAGGGCGCGGGAGATGCCACCGTCGCGCGGGGTGCGAAGGAGCAACCCGATCTGCTGGATCACACCGTCCGGGTCGACCCGCACGGGGACCACGTCGACATACAAGATGGGCAACCGGCGGCGAACTGCCGCCAGCTCGTCGGGTTCGAACCAACCGTCGCCGGTCTCGATCGCAGTCTCGCTCATTACGTGCCGTACCCCGTCGATGAACTCTCGATGAACTGTGCTGGTGCCAGGATCTCACGCACCAGAACCCGGGCGGTCGGTTTCCACAGCAATCGGTTCCTTCGTCACAGTGCGCGAGGCGGGGCCGTCGCTTCGCTCCTCCTCGTCCCGCTCGGGCAGGGTTCCTTCGTCACAGTGCGCGAGGCGGGACTCGAACCCGCACGCCCGAAGG includes these proteins:
- a CDS encoding phosphoenolpyruvate carboxylase, whose translation is MTDASEATVTTPANGIATGSRTGAVLEMPDALRHDVRLLGELLGTVLTESGGPELLADVERLRELTISAYDDAGSDAFARAEELVESFTLDRAEKVARAFTCYFHLVNLAEEFHRVRALRSRESGKAATGRAPEDSLKGAWAFLTEEVGEDEARRRLDGLEFRPVLTAHPTEARRRAVAASIRSISELLAERDDPRLGDAGLEANRRQLLSQIDRLWRTSPLRSTKPTPLDEVRTAMGIFDQTLFSALPQMYRKVDALLQDPDSPAPLQAPAFVRLGSWIGADRDGNPNVTSSITRSAAAIASEHVLTALEEAADRVGRALTLGADTTPASEELEGLWNRQRQLSTELTDEVAGKSPNEPYRRVMLVIAERIAATRRRDADLGYDQPEELLADLSVVQSSLVAAGDARQAYGDVQDLIWQVQTFGFHLAELEVRQHSKVHNQTLEDIDSGGELSPMSQEVLETLRTISSIQRRHGELAAHRYIISFTTCAADIAAVYRLAEEALGSAEDAPTLDVIPLFETFADLQASTDVLEEMLTLPQVQARLEATGRRLEVMLGYSDSSKDVGPVSATLALYDAQERIAKWAAKHDIKLTLFHGRGGALGRGGGPANRAVLAQPPGSVDGRFKLTEQGEVIFARYGDPVIAQRHIEQVAAATLLQSTPAIEERNSTAARDFADIAATMDKVSRDRFYELVHTEGFPAWFGEVTPQEEVGWLPLGSRPARRGLSMESLEDLRAIPWVFAWTQARINLTGWFGLGTALAGVGEVERLRDAYKRWPLFATMIDNVEMSLAKTDERIARRYLALGDREDLAQLVLDELALTKQWIVDITEQERLLAGHRVLGRAVMLRSPYVDALSLLQLRALRTLRAEDSADSEHDEAIRRLMLLSMNGVAAGLQNTG
- the rph gene encoding ribonuclease PH; translated protein: MTESTPASAARADGRRPDELRPVTFHRGWSDQAEGSVLVEFGGTRVLCTASFTEGVPRWRKGSGLGWVTAEYAMLPRSTNSRSDRESVKGKIGGRTHEISRLIGRSLRAIIDVSALGENTVVLDCDVLQADGGTRTAAITGAYVALADAIAWGRENGAVKAGATVLTDSVAAVSVGIIDGTPMLDLPYVEDVRAETDMNVVVTGAGSFVEVQGTAEGAPFHRAELDSLLDLAVAGTARLTQLQKQALAAPLSRRGAPGPLA
- the rdgB gene encoding RdgB/HAM1 family non-canonical purine NTP pyrophosphatase, with translation MTAHEQQGAEVNARLVLATHNQHKVAELRAILNAAGVPAEGVVGAGEVGASEPVEDGVTFAENALIKARALVAHTGVAAVADDSGLAVDVLGGAPGIFSARWAGRHGDDAANLDLLLAQLADVPAEHRAAGFVCAAALVAPDGTEHVEVGELRGTLLTQRRGTGGFGYDPILQPDGEDRSCAELTAEEKNAISHRGKAFRALAPHIAAVLI
- a CDS encoding mannitol dehydrogenase family protein, encoding MTSLNDENLRDLDPAVAVPDYDRSELRVGIVHIGVGGFHRAHQAMYLDRLMGEGKAHDWAICGLGLLPGDARMRAALLGQDGLYALVVKHADGHNEARVIGSIVDYVFAPDDPEAALMRLADPAVRIVSLTVTEGGYNVHPVTGEFDLTDPAVRADLAPEATPSTSFGYVVEALRRRRENGTAPFTVMSCDNIQGNGEVAHRMFSAFARAKDADLADWIESRVPFPNSMVDRITPVTTDADRTLVADELGIDDAWPVVTEPFSQWVLEDRFAAGRPPYEEAGVQVVEDVEPYEMMKLRLLNASHQALAYVGYLSGYRLVHDVCQDELFARFLRTYMDTEATPTLRPVPGVDLDDYKSTLIERFSNPGVRDTVARLCAESSDRIPTWLVPVIRDNLASGGEIQLSAAVVASWARYAEGVDEQGEPIEIVDRLADRVHAAALRRTEDDVAFLRDRDLFGDLVDHERFVDAYRWALDSFHARGARATVAALIEG
- a CDS encoding sugar-binding transcriptional regulator; its protein translation is MSNTFIIICESGAETMDEDELALMRDVCIDFHLEGKSKVEIAKERDLSRFQVARLLSTARERGIVRISIALPEESDSDLGARVSADLGVRVIISPSHSDPSQRRDLLARTVADTIRDRVRDGMTVGMSWSRTIERATMHLDHLEPCEIVQLVGAMPVADSGDSVEMIQRLKSLRGVRTWPIWAPLVVRDAATAAGLREQPQIAEALTRADALNLAVVAIGGWSRQASTVYPNITQADREEAEAIGAVGECSGRLFDAAGHDVHTALDERVVAVRLDQLRRTPEVVACGFGAGVAPAVRAAALGNIASTFVLDAECARALMEQQD
- a CDS encoding ABC transporter substrate-binding protein; translated protein: MFPIHLSGSALAGSADPPHRPRDWTRRRAAALAGVASIALAGCAGAGAVGGGDGQEQIVVAIVSNPQMQDAISLQDEFRAEHPDIDVRFVSLPENEARAKITASVATGGGEFDVVMISNYETPMWAANGWIENLQPYAEATEGYAPEDFVPSVAEALSYEGDLYSVPFYGESSFLAYREDVFTEQGLAMPERPTWAEVRDLAARLHDPEAGFSGICLRGLAGWGEVMAPLTTVMNTYGGSWFDADWNAQLDTPEVHAAVSDYVNLVRDYGQPGAATSGFGDCLTRFAQGNAAMWYDATSMVSSIEDPASSTVAGDVGYVPAPVSETESAGWLYSWSLAIPTTSEHTDAAWDFVSWMTSPDYIQLVGDELGWERVPPGSRLSTYEIPEYAEIAQAYSEPTLTSMGLASPENSFTEPVPYPGIQFVGIPEFQDLGTRVGQQISAAIAGQITVDQALEQSQRYAETVADSYQEEN
- a CDS encoding carbohydrate ABC transporter permease; the protein is MSTLVEKHHRREAERRADVKTPAQIERAEAWRRRAPLLPALIFTIIVTQVPFLVTIWYSLRSENLLRPDGDRFVGLSNYADLFADSTFRGAAVNSVIFTLGCVAVAMLLGIGLALLLDRKFVGQGLARTLLITPFLIMPVAGAMIWSVSMLNPTYGMVNWLIGLVGINPVDWTSTYPVLSILFALVWQWTPFMMLLVLAGLQAQPKDVLEAAQMDGAGWGKTFVSITLPQLRRYIELGVLLGAIYVVNTFDQIYLMTAGGPGTASANLPFYIYQRAFLGFDIGQAAAMGVVVVIATIIVATFALRLIFRSFEQKD
- a CDS encoding carbohydrate ABC transporter permease; translated protein: MTTTSPEIRSSGAPGGVRPTRRDRGEGVRGGLLTALTWVIAIAFFFPVAWMAMTAFKQEAEAASNPPTWFFTPTLDQFRAVIEGGAGVYFANSLIATGVSTLLVIALAVPASYALAIRPVKKTQDVLFFFMSTKMLPVVAVIVPIYVIAGRLHVLDTIWTLVVLYTAMNLPIAVWMMRSFFQEIPGEVLEAASMDGAGLMRTLRAVLIPMVAPGLAATALICVIFAWNEFFFALNLTAARAATVPIFITSTMTSEGLFLARLSAASLLASLPVLIAGWVAQKQLVRGLSMGAIK
- a CDS encoding GNAT family N-acetyltransferase; the encoded protein is MVPEMAEVLAAGELTLRLLEPADHAELHAIFSDPRTHTIGSGPVRDAEETRQWLDRRRVRRTEHGVAWYAVRRPDGSMIGTAGLLIGRTEPHPEIGFEIRHQDQRRGFGTAAAMAVVAEAYRAGFEQVWATVRPWNVGSLRALDRVGFRPQRVERDEHGELICLLHRATVA